A region from the Bubalus kerabau isolate K-KA32 ecotype Philippines breed swamp buffalo chromosome 23, PCC_UOA_SB_1v2, whole genome shotgun sequence genome encodes:
- the MMP25 gene encoding matrix metalloproteinase-25, with amino-acid sequence MSSLPGTGELIWLSYIGSNIEMGLNLDMVLLYPLLGWHVLWGAGLDRNWQVEAFGESMQRKRNRISIEKAEQELRTEPSPPAPAPPPPRPAGLALLSGRQAVGADRTCAHPPEAVPQTRSPLPLNLPGPRLDAPISRAARGRSPGAQPAAGEESAMLRLLALLLPLLQPPARAREPSAQDVSLGVDWLTRYGYLPPPHPAQAQLQSPAKLRDAIKVMQRFAGLPETGILDPLTVATMHKPRCSLPDVLGAAGLVRRRRRYALSGSVWKKRTLTWRVNSFPQGSGLSQETVRTLMHHALTTWGAESDLRFQEVGSQGPTEPDILIDFARAYHQDSYPFDGQGGTLAHAFFPGEHPISGDTHFDDEETWTFGSKDGEGTDLFAVAVHEFGHALGLGHSSAPDSIMRPFYQGPVGNPAEYRLSQDDREGLQQLYGRAPQTPYDKPTRKPLAPPPPPALPPDSPPQPLPDRCDGNFDAIANIRGETFFFKGPWFWRLQPSGQLVSPRPARLHRFWEGLPAQVKVIQAAYARHPDGRILLFSGPQFWSFQDRLLEGAARPLTELGLPPGEEVDAVFSWPLNGKTYLIRGQQYWRYDEAAARPDPGYPRDLSLWEGAPPAPDDVTVSNTGDTYFFKGVHYWRFTKGSIKAEPDSPQPMGPKFLDCPAPSVGPQAPRPPRATLKPGDCDCQCGISQAAGRPSVPLLPLLSLLVGGLASP; translated from the exons ATGTCGAGTCTTCCTGGGACCGGGGAGCTAATCTGGCtctcctacatcggcag CAATATTGAGATGGGGCTGAATCTAGACATGGTCCTCTTGTACCCCCTCCTGGGGTGGCACGTTCTCTGGGGGGCAGGCCTGGATCGTAACTGGCAG GTGGAAGCCTTTGGGGAATCAATGCAGAGAAAGCGGAACAGGATCAGTATAGAGAAGGCGGAACAGGAGCTAAGA ACTGAGCCTTCCCCGCCCGCCCCCgctccgcccccgccccgccccgccgggcTAGCTCTCCTGTCCGGACGACAGGCCGTCGGCGCGGACCGGACCTGTGCGCACCCCCCGGAGGCCGTGCCGCAGACCCGGAGCCCGCTCCCTCTCAACCTTCCCGGCCCTCGGCTGGACGCCCCA ATCTCcagggcggcgcggggcaggtcCCCGGGAGCCCAGCCGGCCGCCGGGGAGGAGAGCGCCATGCTCCGGCTCCTGGCCTTGCTGCTCCCGCTGCTGCAGCCGCCCGCGCGCGCCCGGGAGCCCTCGGCGCAGGACGTGAGCCTGGGCGTG GACTGGCTGACCCGCTATGGCTACTTGCCGCCCCCTCACCCTGCCCAGGCCCAGCTGCAGAGCCCTGCAAAACTGCGGGATGCAATCAAGGTCATGCAGAGGTTTGCCGGCCTGCCGGAGACAGGCATCCTGG ACCCGCTGACGGTGGCCACGATGCATAAACCCCGCTGCTCGCTGCCCGATGTACTGGGGGCGGCGGGGCTGGTGAGGCGGCGGCGCCGGTACGCTCTGAGCGGCAGCGTGTGGAAGAAGCGGACACTGACGTGGAG GGTCAACTCCTTCCCCCAGGGCTCTGGGCTGAGCCAGGAGACTGTGCGGACCCTCATGCACCACGCCCTGACCACCTGGGGCGCCGAGTCAGACCTCAGGTTCCAGGAGGTGGGTTCGCAGGGGCCCACGGAGCCTGACATCCTCATCGACTTTGCCCGGGCCTATCACCAGGACAGCTACCCCTTCGACGGGCAGGGGGGCACCCTGGCCCACGCCTTCTTCCCGGGGGAGCACCCTATCTCTGGGGACACGCACTTCGACGATGAGGAGACCTGGACTTTTGGGTCAAAAG atGGCGAGGGGACGGACCTGTTTGCGGTGGCTGTTCATGAGTTCGGCCACGCCCTGGGCCTGGGCCATTCCTCAGCGCCCGACTCCATCATGAGGCCCTTTTACCAGGGCCCAGTGGGCAACCCCGCCGAGTACCGCCTGTCTCAGGACGACCGCGAAGGCCTGCAGCAGCTCTATG GGAGAGCACCCCAAACCCCATATGACAAGCCCACACGGAAGCCCCTggctcctcccccgccccctgccctgcccccggaCAG ccccccccaacccctccctgaTCGATGTGATGGCAATTTTGACGCCATCGCCAACATCCGAGGCGAAACTTTCTTCTTCAAAG GCCCCTGGTTCTGGCGCCTCCAGCCCTCGGGACAGCTGGTGTCACCCCGGCCCGCCCGGCTCCACCGCTTCTGGGAGGGGCTGCCAGCCCAGGTGAAGGTCATTCAGGCCGCCTACGCCAGGCACCCCGACGGCCGGATCCTCCTATTTAGCG GCCCGCAGTTCTGGTCGTTCCAGGACCGGCTGCTAGAGGGCGCCGCGCGCCCGCTCACCGAGCTGGGGCTGCCCCCCGGGGAGGAGGTGGACGCCGTGTTCTCCTGGCCGCTCAATGGGAAGACCTACCTGATCCGGGGGCAGCAGTACTGGCGGTACGACGAGGCAGCGGCGCGCCCGGACCCCGGCTACCCGCGCGACCTGAGCCTCTGGGAGGGCGCACCGCCGGCCCCCGACGATGTCACCGTCAGCAACACGG GTGACACCTACTTCTTCAAGGGCGTCCACTACTGGCGCTTTACCAAGGGCAGCATCAAAGCCGAGCCAGACTCCCCCCAACCCATGGGTCCCAAGTTCCTGGACTGCCCTGCCCCCAGTGTGGGCCCTCAGGCCCCCAGACCCCCCAGAGCAACACTTAAGCCCGGAGACTGCGACTGTCAATGCGGGATCAGTCAGGCTGCAGGGCGGCCTTCGGTGCCCCTCCTGCCTCTTCTGTCCCTGCTGGTGGGGGGCCTGGCCTCCCCCTGA